The following proteins come from a genomic window of Solea solea chromosome 3, fSolSol10.1, whole genome shotgun sequence:
- the lrtm2a gene encoding leucine-rich repeat and transmembrane domain-containing protein 2 gives MPPHTHPPGGSGLPMPSAATHLAKTVFLCVLCLLAVLLPPASSCPPPCLCSSDGLVVDCGGRGLSSLPPLHLLPPRSHTFLLANNKLASLGASAFANLSSLEELDLSNNYLDNLPAGLFKDMSNLTRLTLHNNSLTVMDRDLFQGLGNLQSLDLSLNGLSSIPLGLLDELQSLRWLSLAGNRLHGLERAAFEPLANLQHLELGNNPWECDCNLRDFKHWMEWLLYRGGKVDAVECTLPKDLRGRDIRGVPVEMFNYCLQLDDENGGGDGSRSGQKGVPPCSRNPLNPSGATPFSDNSGTTADDSSSNTGGGAIETPSDCVRARYRPVSVRRAIGTVVIAGVVCGIVCIMMVAAAAYGCIYASLMAKYQRELKKRQPLMGDGEADGEDREEKQISSVA, from the exons ATGcccccccacacccacccacctGGGGGCAGTGGCCTGCCCATGCCCAGTGCTGCCACCCACTTGGCCAAAACTG TCTTCCTATGTGTCCTCTGCCTCCTGGCGGTGCTGCTGCCGCCAGCCTCCTCCTGCCCTCCTCCCTGTCTCTGCTCCTCAGATGGTCTGGTGGTGGACTGCGGAGGCCGGGGTCTCTCCTCCCTGCCTCCCCTGCACCTCCTGCCTCCCAGGAGCCACACGTTCCTGCTAGCCAACAACAAGCTTGCCTCGCTCGGAGCCTCTGCCTTCGCAAACCTCTCCTCTCTTGAG GAGCTGGACCTCTCTAATAACTACCTAGACAATTTACCAGCTGGATTATTCAAAGACATGTCCAACCTGACAAGACTGACTCTGCACAACAACTCACTAACGGTTATGGACAGAGACCTTTTCCAG GGTTTGGGGAATCTTCAAAGTCTGGATCTGTCCCTGAACGGACTGTCCTCCATTCCTCTGGGGCTGCTGGACGAGCTGCAGAGCCTCAG GTGGCTGTCACTAGCTGGTAACAGGCTCCATGGTTTGGAAAGAGCAGCGTTTGAGCCCCTTGCCAACCTGCAACACCTGGAACTGGGAAACAACCCGTGGGAATGTGACTGCAACCTCCGTGATTTCAAACACTGGATGGAGTGGCTGCTATACAGAG ggGGGAAAGTGGACGCGGTGGAGTGCACGCTACCGAAGGACCTACGTGGGCGAGACATCCGGGGTGTTCCGGTGGAAATGTTCAACTACTGCCTCCAACTTGATGATGAGAATGGAGGAGGCGACGGCTCCCGTTCTGGACAAAAAGGCGTTCCTCCGTGCAGCAGGAACCCTCTTAACCCCAGTGGGGCCACACCATTTTCTGACAACAGCGGCACCACTGCTGATGACTCCTCTTCGAACACGGGAGGTGGAGCCATAGAGACTCCGTCAGATTGTGTCCGTGCCCGCTACCGACCCGTGAGCGTGCGCCGCGCCATCGGCACAGTAGTGATTGCCGGCGTGGTTTGTGGCATTGTTTGCATTATGATGGTTGCAGCTGCGGCGTATGGCTGCATCTACGCGTCCCTAATGGCCAAATACCAGAGAGAGCTGAAGAAGAGGCAGCCTCTAATGGGAGATGGAGAGGCGGACGGGGAGGATAGGGAAGAGAAACAAATTTCCTCTGTGGCCTAG